In Fusarium musae strain F31 chromosome 7, whole genome shotgun sequence, a single window of DNA contains:
- a CDS encoding hypothetical protein (EggNog:ENOG41~BUSCO:EOG09260VTA) produces the protein MPTISVDKYKLYEALGQKFTTEEFEDLCFEFGIELDEDTENDERPIVNGEQEPPQLKIEIPANRYDMLCFEGIVTNLNIFRGRIEPPKYRLVEPASGKLESITVKPEAEQVRPYVSGAILRNIKFDKSRYESFISLQDKLHQNLARNRTLVSIGTHDYDTIKGPFTYEALPPKDIKFIPLNQTKEMDSAELMNFYETDKHLGRFLHIIRDSPVYPAIYDSNRVVCSLPPIINGDHSKITLDTTNVFIEITATDLTKLDIVTDIMVTMFSMYCSEPFTVEPVQINSDHNNQTRVTPNLKPRVAEVEIDYLNSCTGLTESPESLCKLLSKMSYTSTPSTKDSNILEVAIPPTRADVLHQCDVMEDLAVCYGYNNLPRTAPSRSATVGAPLLVNKLSDIIRIEAAVAGWSEVMPLILCSHDENFAWLNRKDDGNTVVRLANPKTAEYQVVRSTLLPGLLKTIRENKGHSVPMKIFEVSDVVFKDESQERKARNERHFAAAWYGRTSGFEVVHGLLDRVLLMLRTAFLTHEEGLSGKSVDYEVKENPSKPDGYWIEELDDATFFAGHAASVYLRLGGKERRIGEFGILHPTVLEKFDLKYPVSTLEINLEVFL, from the exons ATGCCTACTATTTCCGTCGACAAGTACAAGCTTTACGAAGCCCTCGGTCAAAA ATTCACGACCGAGGAGTTTGAGGACCTTTGCTTCGAGTTCGGTATCGAGCTTGACGAGGATACTGAGAATGATGAGCGTCCAATTGTAAACGGCGAGCAGGAGCCTCCTCAGCTCAAGATTGAGATTCCCGCCAACCGATATGACATGCTCTGTTTTGAGGGTATTGTCACtaatctcaacatcttccgCGGACGAATTGAGCCTCCCAAGTACCGTTTAGTCGAGCCCGCAAGCGGCAAGCTTGAGTCAATCACCGTCAAGCCCGAAGCCGAGCAGGTCCGGCCATATGTCTCTGGCGCTATCCTCCGCAACATCAAGTTCGACAAGAGCCGATACGAGTCCTTCATCTCTCTACAAGACAAGCTTCACCAGAATCTTGCTCGAAACCGAACACTAGTCTCCATTGGTACCCACGACTATGATACTATCAAAGGTCCCTTCACCTATGAGGCTCTCCCCCCCAAGGATATTAAGTTCATCCCCCTGAACCAGACCAAGGAGATGGACTCTGCTGAGTTGATGAACTTCTATGAGACTGATAAGCACCTGGGCCGCTTCCTCCACATCATTCGCGACTCACCAGTCTACCCTGCGATCTACGACTCCAACCGTGTTGTCTGTTCCCTTCCTCCAATTATCAACGGTGATCACTCCAAGATTACACTTGACACCACCAACGTTTTTATTGAAATCACCGCCACCGACCTCACCAAACTCGACATCGTCACCGACATCATGGTCACCATGTTCTCCATGTACTGCTCTGAGCCTTTCACTGTCGAGCCCGTCCAGATCAACTCCGACCATAACAACCAAACCCGAGTCACTCCTAACCTGAAGCCCAGAgttgctgaggttgaaaTCGACTACCTCAACAGCTGCACCGGGCTCACCGAGTCTCCCGAGAGCCTGTGCAAGCTTCTCTCCAAGATGTCCTACACCTCTACACCCTCAACAAAAGATTCCAACATCCTCGAGGTTGCTATCCCCCCAACCCGAGCGGATGTCCTTCATCAATGCGACGTGATGGAAGATCTTGCTGTGTGCTACGGATACAACAACCTTCCTCGTACTGCTCCTTCACGAAGTGCTACCGTTGGTGCCCCCCTGCTGGTCAACAAGCTCAGTGATATTATCCGAATCGAGGCCGCCGTTGCTGGCTGGAGTGAGGTTATGCCCCTGATCTTGTGCAGTCATGACGAGAACTTTGCTTGGCTAAACCGTAAGGATGACGGAAACACCGTCGTACGTCTGGCCAACCCCAAGACCGCTGAGTATCAGGTCGTGCGATCAACTCTTCTACCtggtcttctcaagactATTCGTGAGAACAAGGGCCATAGTGTGCCAATGAAGATCTTTGAGGTCTCTGACGTTGTCTTCAAGGATGAGTCTCAAGAACGCAAGGCTCGCAACGAGCGACATTTCGCCGCCGCCTGGTACGGTCGAACAAGTGGTTTCGAGGTCGTCCATGGCCTGCTTGATCGTGTTCTTCTCATGCTTCGAACTGCATTCCTCACCCACGAGGAGGGTCTTTCTGGCAAGAGTGTCGATTATGAGGTCAAGGAGAACCCCAGCAAGCCCGATGGTTACTGgatcgaggagcttgatgatgcCACCTTCTTTGCTGGCCATGCTGCTTCCGTATATCTCCGTCTTGGCGGAAAAGAGAGACGCATCGGCGAGTTCGGCATCTTGCATCCTACCGTGTTGGAGAAGTTTGATTTGAA ATACCCTGTCAGCACTCTCGAGATCAATCTCGAGGTTTTCCTGTAA